The following coding sequences are from one Diabrotica virgifera virgifera chromosome 2, PGI_DIABVI_V3a window:
- the LOC114338476 gene encoding uncharacterized protein LOC114338476 isoform X2: MTETGYVKAKSDNLPKIDAFMMTQYFASNLDFTSPEIKGVKAARSERESYGDSAVGYVQVRRDGEICTVKARITPEHKVRQKCYSVICTCNEKEETILSVQCEDCSAHLGNCFTCLLSIDIITQ; encoded by the exons ATGACTGAAACTGGTTATGTGAAGGCAAAATCGGACAATCTTCCGAAAATAGATGCATTTATGATGACACAATATTTTGCATCAAATCTCGATTTTACGAGCCCAGAGATTAAAGGAGTGAAAGCTGCAAG ATCTGAACGAGAATCTTATGGTGATTCGGCAGTTGGCTATGTTCAAGTGAGACGAGATGGAGAGATATGTACAGTTAAAGCTCGGATTACACCTGAGCATAAAGTACGACAGAAATGTTATTCGGTTATTTGCACTTGCAATGAAAAGGAAGAAACTATTCTCTCTGTGCAATGTGAAGATTGTTCTGCACATTTAGGTAACTGTTTTACTTGCTTATTatccatagatataataacacaatag
- the LOC114338476 gene encoding uncharacterized protein LOC114338476 isoform X1, producing the protein MVGDTNNHLMKFYREPNKVEKLSMHHLQSSSNATTPPDFIDYCKSVMTVDACKEAEAATRNQNDCPLWHELRYGRITASKAYECAHCNTFDGALTRTILGATKLRDTEAMQRGRSLESHVLKQVEKINGIKINKCRLKLSGTYPIMGASPDGETTTLSIEVKCPTSKKAMERYIGPGNKVAAKYMTQVQLQMYFSVKSKALFCVADPDLKKKNKKSNNIRSGLR; encoded by the coding sequence ATGGTTGGTGATACGAACAATCATTTGATGAAATTTTATAGAGAGCCAAACAAAGTGGAAAAGTTATCTATGCATCATCTACAGTCGTCAAGTAACGCTACAACCCCTCCTGATTTTATAGACTACTGTAAAAGTGTAATGACAGTAGATGCATGCAAAGAAGCTGAAGCAGCAACTAGGAATCAAAATGATTGCCCATTGTGGCACGAGTTAAGGTATGGAAGGATCACTGCTTCAAAAGCATACGAATGTGCACATTGTAATACTTTTGATGGAGCATTAACTCGGACCATATTGGGAGCAACTAAATTGAGGGACACAGAGGCTATGCAAAGGGGTAGATCCTTGGAAAGCCATGTTTTAAAGCAAGTGGAAAAGATAAAtggcataaaaataaataagtgtaGATTAAAGTTAAGTGGCACATATCCTATCATGGGAGCTTCCCCAGATGGTGAAACAACTACATTAAGTATTGAAGTAAAATGCCCAACATCCAAAAAAGCCATGGAAAGATATATCGGCCCAGGAAATAAAGTTGCAGCAAAATACATGACCCAAGTACAACTACAGATGTATTTTTCTGTTAAATCAAAGGCCCTGTTTTGTGTTGCTGATCCtgacttgaaaaaaaaaaacaaaaaaagtaacAATATTAGAAGTGGATTACGATAG